From the genome of Lates calcarifer isolate ASB-BC8 unplaced genomic scaffold, TLL_Latcal_v3 _unitig_5234_quiver_1503, whole genome shotgun sequence, one region includes:
- the LOC108873959 gene encoding LOW QUALITY PROTEIN: E3 ubiquitin-protein ligase TRIM21-like (The sequence of the model RefSeq protein was modified relative to this genomic sequence to represent the inferred CDS: deleted 1 base in 1 codon) yields MSAASNLRSEDQFLCSICLDVFTDPVTTPCGHNYCKTGITTHWNINVQSRCPMCNKVFKRRPEIHINTLFSEMVAQFRQEAQQKASSSSSEQQLAKPGEVSCDVCTGTKLKALKSCLVCLTSYCETHLEPHLTVSGLKRHQLMDPVENLEDRMCTKHDKPLELFCKTDHTCVCMLCSVLDHRTHEFVPLEEEYERKKAELEKTEAEIQQMIQKRRLKIEEIKHSVKISKDDADREKAEGVQVFTALKESVDRGLNQLIKEMEEKQKTTEKQAEDLITELEQEISELMKRSTEVEQLSLSEDHLHLLQNFPSLKAAPPTKDWTEVRVRPPSYEGTVVRAVAQLEETLSKEMKKLFEAELKRVQQYAVDVTLDPDTAHPKLILSDDEKQVKHGDVKKNLPDNPGRFSYCVFVLGKQSFSSGRFYFEVQVKGKTKWTLGVARESIKRRGDIKLSPRNGYWTIWLRNGNEYKANAVPPITLSLKSGPEKVGVFVDYEEGLVSFYDVDAAALIYSFTGCSFTEKLYPFFSPCTNEGGKNSAPLIICPVNQTV; encoded by the exons ATGTCTGCTGCCAGCAACCTGAGATCTGAAGATCAGTTTCTGTGCTCCATCTGTCTGGATGTGTTCACTGATCCAGTCACCACACCATGTGGACACAACTACTGC AAAACTGGCATCACGACACACTGGAATATTAATGTCCAATCCAGGTGTCCCATGTGTAACAAGGTTTTTAAAAGAAGACCTGAAATTCACATCAACACTTTGTTCTCTGAGATGGTTGCTCAGTTCAGACAGGAAGCTCAACagaaagccagcagcagcagctcagagcaacAACTTGCCAAACCAGGAGAAGTTTCCTGTGACGTCTGCACTGGAACCAAACTGAAGGCCCTGAAGTCCTGCCTGGTGTGTCTGACCTCCTACTGTGAGACTCACCTGGAGCCTCATCTGACAGTGTCAGGCCTGAAAAGACATCAGCTGATGGACCCTGTGGAGAACCTGGAAGACAGGATGTGTACGAAGCACGATAAACCTCTGGAGCTGTTCTGTAAGACCGACCAcacatgtgtctgcatgctctgctctgttttagacCACAGGACACATGAGTTTGTTCCTCTGGAAGAAGAATATGAACGAAAgaaggcagagctggagaagacaGAGGCTGAAATTCAGCAGATGATCCAGAAGAGACGACTGAAGATTGAGGAGATCAAACACTCAGTCAAGATCAGTAAAgatgatgcagacagagagaaagcagaaggtGTTCAGGTCTTCACTGCTCTGAAGGAGTCTGTTGACAGAGGCCTGAACCAGCTCATAAAGGagatggaagagaaacagaaaaccacagagaaacaggctgaagacttgatcacagagctggaacaggaaatctctgagctgatgaagagaagcactgaggtggagcagctctcactctctgaagaccacctccacctcctccaaaaCTTCCCATCCCTGAAAGCTGCTCCACCCACCAAGGActggacagaggtcagagtccGTCCACCATCATATGAGGGGACTGTGGTGAGAGCTGTGGCTCAGCTGGAGGAGACGCTCAGTAAAGAGATGAAGAAGCTGTTTgaggctgagctgaagaggGTCCAGCAGTATGCAGTGGATGTGACTCTGGATCCTGATACAGCACATCCTAAACTCATTCTGTCTGATGATGAGAAACAAGTGAAACATGGTGATGTGAAGAAAAATCTCCCAGACAACCCAGGGAGGTTTTcttattgtgtctttgtcttaGGAAAGCAGAGTTTCTCTTCAGGCAGATTTTACTTTGAGGTTCAGGTTAAAGGAAAGACTAAATGGACTTTAGGAGTGGCCAGAGAGTCGATCAAGAGGAGGGGAGACATCAAACTGAGCCCTCGGAATGGTTACTGGACGATTTGGCTGAGAAATGGAAATGAGTACAAAGCTAATGCTGTCCCTCcaatcactctctctctgaagtCTGGTCCTGAGAAGGTGGGGGTGTTTGTGGATTATGAGGAGGGTCTGGTCTCCTTTTATGACGTAGATGCTGCAGCTCTCATCTACTCCTTTACTGGCTGCtccttcactgagaaactctaCCCATTCTTCAGTCCATGTACCAATGAAGGTGGTAAaaactctgctcctctgatcatctgtcctgtcaatcaaactgtcTGA